A portion of the Candidatus Edwardsbacteria bacterium genome contains these proteins:
- a CDS encoding helix-hairpin-helix domain-containing protein — translation MKLNYKMIIFILLAAPILVCPASAQQVDFYQETQANILPDDTLTVGSGIQLDLNRATREEIFGLQGIPAKLAENIYTYRFERGAFTSFYQLMEVPGMTPAQLKKLRQQVAVFPSSDTSTVTRYIAKLQDRLASEESPGYGAVNEWEELLLHPMDINRASIDQLLTLQNVSPIDAAAVARHIKYSGRIKDWRTLQRNIDGLSRYGFTNMRNYVTVSPKEEKFYFDGNYRVRLTSDDRLDPGDEDDFRYQAASLNSALLAFVPGAASYDTVTTDKILGQHGWTEPEIAQLKSRLQSEYDQLKYARNNLAVQNRLRMDLGGDFKLGYYHQKEPYETEGFTKAYVALYDMAPIDKLFIGNYRLTFGQGLAMDNRWSADESMVRRFSRGAGVFGDITSNEEFALRGAAVQSSIWNIKPTFFFSSDQKDGILNRDGTVNVYFTPSPRYPWYRDVFNEKTYGMNLNWDLSGTMSLPVGTSLGFTAFECKYDKTFRPDPYELDLPGDKNDLSDPNFTQLWSGNVRGIKSGNFRTVVDNLSVEGELAHLNSGGWAYLWKTHLQYETLYLLLLRRHYDVDYDNPYSRGFSEQTKFDDTILEKEYRLIDPVYKQLVNYPAPKAEDGTYIETRWQINRQFTITRAYIDFWRNLAYGLDNVRFQGELEYRPVFPLRFRLKQKYQTKYLPKSAEATKSNTRETTLRTFCTLTDRDYFNVELRYGEVRLTPSTLYGSNTLMSGVYVASNWQHNFSPNWDIKAGIASWRTDAMSQWIFEDAGIDFLDGDGMKYFISVSDRLSDNLQARLRLRGKDSRYNFNNIYGPDYVYYYTALPAEVVQDFTDRRDLWKVDLQLDFRW, via the coding sequence ATGAAGTTAAATTATAAAATGATAATTTTCATTTTGCTGGCGGCGCCCATTCTGGTTTGTCCGGCCTCCGCCCAGCAGGTGGATTTTTATCAGGAAACGCAGGCCAATATTTTACCGGACGACACCCTGACGGTGGGCTCCGGCATACAGCTTGACCTGAACCGGGCCACCCGGGAGGAGATATTCGGCCTGCAAGGCATTCCGGCAAAACTGGCCGAGAATATTTATACCTACCGTTTTGAGCGCGGGGCATTCACCAGTTTCTACCAGTTGATGGAGGTTCCCGGGATGACCCCGGCCCAGCTTAAAAAACTGCGCCAACAGGTGGCCGTATTCCCCTCCTCGGATACCTCCACGGTCACCAGATATATCGCCAAACTGCAGGACAGGCTGGCCTCCGAGGAATCCCCGGGCTACGGGGCAGTCAACGAGTGGGAGGAGTTGCTGCTCCACCCCATGGACATCAACCGGGCTTCCATCGACCAGTTGCTGACCCTTCAGAATGTATCCCCCATAGATGCGGCCGCCGTGGCCCGGCACATAAAATATTCCGGCCGGATCAAGGACTGGCGGACGTTACAGCGCAACATAGACGGCCTGTCCCGGTACGGCTTTACCAATATGAGGAACTATGTGACCGTCTCCCCCAAGGAGGAAAAATTTTATTTTGACGGCAATTATCGGGTCCGGCTGACCTCGGATGACCGGCTCGACCCGGGCGACGAGGATGATTTCAGGTATCAGGCGGCCTCGTTGAATTCCGCACTGCTGGCCTTCGTACCCGGCGCCGCCAGTTATGATACCGTGACCACCGATAAGATACTGGGCCAGCACGGCTGGACCGAGCCGGAAATAGCCCAGCTGAAAAGCCGCCTGCAATCCGAGTACGACCAACTGAAATATGCCCGGAATAATCTGGCAGTTCAGAACCGCTTGAGGATGGACCTGGGCGGGGATTTCAAGCTGGGGTATTATCATCAGAAGGAGCCCTATGAGACCGAGGGCTTTACCAAGGCCTATGTTGCCCTGTATGACATGGCGCCCATAGACAAGCTTTTCATCGGCAACTACCGCCTGACCTTCGGGCAGGGTCTGGCCATGGATAACCGCTGGTCGGCCGACGAATCCATGGTAAGGCGTTTCTCCCGCGGGGCCGGGGTTTTCGGAGACATCACTTCAAATGAGGAATTCGCCCTGCGGGGCGCCGCGGTTCAGTCCAGCATCTGGAACATCAAGCCGACCTTTTTCTTTTCATCCGATCAGAAGGACGGGATACTGAACCGGGACGGCACGGTCAATGTGTATTTTACTCCGTCCCCCAGATACCCCTGGTACCGGGATGTGTTCAACGAAAAGACCTACGGGATGAACCTGAACTGGGACCTCTCCGGCACCATGTCTCTGCCGGTGGGCACCAGCCTGGGCTTTACCGCCTTTGAATGCAAGTACGACAAGACCTTCCGGCCCGACCCCTATGAGCTGGACCTGCCGGGAGACAAGAACGACCTGTCTGATCCCAATTTCACCCAGCTGTGGTCGGGGAATGTCCGGGGTATAAAATCCGGCAATTTCAGGACGGTGGTGGACAACCTGTCGGTGGAGGGGGAGCTGGCCCACCTTAACAGCGGCGGCTGGGCCTATCTGTGGAAGACCCACCTGCAATACGAGACCCTGTATCTGCTGCTGCTGCGCCGCCATTACGATGTGGACTACGATAATCCCTATTCCCGCGGCTTCTCAGAGCAGACCAAGTTCGATGATACCATTCTGGAGAAGGAATACCGCCTGATCGACCCGGTCTACAAACAGCTGGTCAATTATCCGGCGCCCAAGGCCGAGGACGGCACCTATATCGAGACCCGGTGGCAGATCAATCGCCAGTTTACCATAACCCGGGCCTATATAGACTTCTGGAGAAACCTGGCCTACGGGCTGGACAATGTCCGGTTCCAGGGCGAGCTGGAGTACCGTCCGGTGTTTCCCCTGCGCTTCAGGCTGAAACAGAAGTACCAGACCAAATACCTGCCCAAGAGCGCCGAGGCCACCAAATCCAACACCCGGGAAACCACCTTAAGGACCTTCTGCACCCTGACGGATCGTGATTATTTCAATGTGGAACTGCGCTACGGCGAGGTCCGGCTGACCCCTTCGACATTGTACGGCAGCAACACCCTGATGAGCGGTGTCTATGTGGCCTCGAACTGGCAGCATAATTTCTCCCCCAACTGGGACATCAAGGCCGGTATCGCCAGCTGGAGGACCGATGCCATGTCCCAGTGGATATTCGAGGACGCCGGGATAGACTTTCTGGACGGCGACGGCATGAAATATTTCATATCGGTGTCCGACCGCCTGTCCGACAATCTCCAGGCCAGGCTCAGATTGCGGGGTAAGGATAGCAGGTATAACTTCAACAACATCTACGGCCCGGATTATGTCTATTATTACACCGCACTGCCGGCCGAGGTGGTGCAGGATTTCACCGACCGGCGCGACCTGTGGAAGGTGGACCTGCAACTGGATTTCAGATGGTAA
- a CDS encoding 5'-nucleotidase C-terminal domain-containing protein, whose product MFKSINIIIASLILLIGGTALAKEWQRLVILHTNDIHGHLPQEEAWWINPNFPPPIGNAAAVATIIKEERQRAEQNGWGFLLVEGGDIFQGTPLGEFTKGQAVIDFMNLMGYDVMTVGNHDYDKGQEVLLDLISAAKFPMLGANLLDSATGRTVDYLKPYIILERAGLKIGIFGLITHYLRGMSTPEHIQGLEIAKESATAKQMVDSLKAQKVDMIIGLLHTGFRHDKAIADTVPGIDVIIGSHSHTGLRQAYEDPKHHTIIVQTFGNLTSIGKLELLIDPETKQIVGYNSELKELFTEAVPRDTTVDRIVSQGAARAEKGFDEPVGQALADIKRGGGDKESAIGNFVCNAMMDATGADIAFQNSAGIKADIIKGEITYRSIYKVDAFGNYLVTMDLTGSQVIKVCETSVLGYHAIFQVGGLQMTYDTKKPVWKRVVSVTINGQPIDTAKVYKVVTNNFLGAGGGNYKIFQEGTNREDTYIQMRQAMVDFVKKRSPVDARIEGRIRKSEGGEALLK is encoded by the coding sequence ATGTTCAAGAGTATAAATATCATTATTGCGTCCCTGATCCTTTTGATAGGTGGGACCGCGCTGGCCAAAGAGTGGCAGCGCCTGGTCATTCTGCATACCAACGACATTCACGGCCACCTGCCCCAGGAGGAAGCCTGGTGGATCAATCCCAATTTCCCGCCCCCCATAGGCAACGCGGCGGCGGTGGCCACCATCATCAAAGAGGAACGCCAGAGGGCCGAGCAGAACGGATGGGGCTTTCTGCTGGTGGAGGGCGGCGATATCTTCCAGGGGACGCCGCTGGGCGAATTTACCAAGGGGCAGGCGGTAATAGATTTTATGAATCTGATGGGCTACGATGTTATGACGGTGGGCAACCACGATTACGACAAGGGCCAGGAGGTGTTGCTGGACCTGATCTCGGCGGCCAAATTCCCGATGCTGGGGGCCAACCTGCTGGATTCCGCCACTGGGAGAACGGTTGACTATCTCAAACCTTACATCATCCTGGAACGGGCCGGCCTGAAGATCGGCATCTTCGGCCTGATCACCCATTACCTGCGGGGCATGTCCACCCCCGAGCATATCCAGGGGCTGGAAATCGCCAAGGAGTCGGCCACTGCCAAACAAATGGTGGATTCCCTTAAAGCTCAAAAAGTCGATATGATCATCGGCCTGCTGCATACCGGCTTCCGCCACGACAAGGCCATCGCCGACACCGTGCCGGGCATCGATGTGATCATCGGATCCCACAGCCATACCGGCCTGCGCCAGGCTTACGAGGATCCCAAGCATCACACCATCATCGTCCAGACCTTCGGGAATTTGACTAGCATCGGGAAATTGGAACTGTTGATAGACCCTGAGACCAAGCAGATCGTGGGGTACAACAGCGAATTGAAGGAATTGTTTACCGAAGCGGTGCCCCGTGACACCACGGTGGACAGGATAGTGTCCCAAGGCGCGGCCCGGGCCGAAAAGGGATTTGACGAGCCGGTGGGCCAGGCCCTGGCCGACATCAAACGCGGCGGGGGCGACAAGGAGAGCGCCATCGGCAACTTCGTCTGCAATGCCATGATGGATGCCACCGGGGCCGACATCGCTTTCCAGAACTCGGCCGGCATCAAGGCGGACATCATAAAAGGCGAGATAACCTACCGCAGCATCTATAAGGTGGACGCCTTCGGCAACTATCTGGTGACCATGGACCTGACCGGCAGTCAGGTGATAAAGGTATGTGAGACCAGCGTGCTAGGCTATCACGCCATCTTCCAGGTGGGAGGTCTGCAGATGACCTACGACACCAAAAAACCGGTCTGGAAAAGGGTGGTCAGTGTTACCATAAACGGCCAGCCCATCGATACTGCCAAGGTCTACAAAGTGGTCACCAATAATTTCCTGGGAGCCGGCGGCGGCAATTACAAGATCTTTCAGGAAGGGACTAACCGGGAGGATACCTATATTCAGATGAGACAGGCCATGGTTGACTTTGTCAAGAAAAGATCGCCCGTAGATGCCAGGATCGAGGGCCGGATAAGAAAATCGGAAGGAGGGGAAGCACTGCTGAAATGA
- a CDS encoding CehA/McbA family metallohydrolase, producing MNHIFSVSLLMSVLALNATARAEYKCFYGNLHAHTSYSDGESTPDTAYAYARDVAQVDIQALTEHNNGGAGYTITPEHYQNLRLIADTMTTPGRFVALAGQEVGSIGSSGFGHINIWEAPGLWPYNNTDLLGCYSWILEQGYPAMYCHPDSSWNSNFNDLYYYQDYDRAMDLIEVINSSSLYEDAYFRTLQKGWHVGASANQDNHRRDWGNRVNYYGNIPLTGVWADTLTKPAILEALQARRTTAMEVSPADDRIALLLTIDGRCQGQHFIRQEGKVKITIEASASTSFKSLYLYTNGIPADTFNLIPASNQTVWELDKNIGLGTVYYFVKALQIDGDRAWTSPIHIDGVSEKSPVVTWPTPIKNYARIVFTPMPAATSVKAVIYDLSGGKIKEITGSQPDQPINWDGKDTKGRQVMNGVYFIRLEQKSATETRTSLGKTMVSR from the coding sequence ATGAACCATATTTTTTCTGTATCACTGCTGATGTCGGTGCTGGCCTTAAATGCCACCGCCCGGGCCGAGTATAAGTGCTTTTATGGCAACCTGCACGCCCACACCAGCTATTCCGACGGCGAAAGCACCCCGGATACCGCTTACGCCTATGCCCGGGATGTGGCCCAGGTGGATATTCAGGCCCTGACCGAACATAATAACGGGGGAGCGGGCTACACCATCACCCCGGAGCATTACCAGAACCTCAGGTTGATCGCCGATACCATGACCACGCCGGGCCGGTTCGTGGCCCTGGCCGGACAGGAGGTGGGCAGCATCGGCAGCTCCGGGTTCGGGCATATCAATATCTGGGAGGCTCCCGGGTTGTGGCCCTACAACAATACCGACCTGCTGGGATGTTATTCCTGGATATTGGAACAAGGTTACCCGGCCATGTATTGCCATCCCGATTCGTCATGGAACAGCAACTTCAACGACCTTTATTATTATCAGGATTATGACCGGGCCATGGACCTGATCGAAGTCATCAACAGCAGCTCGCTCTACGAGGATGCCTATTTCCGGACGCTGCAGAAGGGCTGGCACGTGGGAGCCTCGGCCAACCAGGACAATCATCGCCGGGACTGGGGAAACCGGGTAAATTACTACGGCAATATTCCCTTGACCGGCGTCTGGGCCGATACCCTTACCAAGCCGGCCATCCTGGAGGCCCTGCAGGCCCGGCGCACCACCGCCATGGAGGTCAGCCCGGCCGATGACCGGATAGCCCTGCTGCTGACCATCGACGGCCGCTGCCAGGGCCAGCATTTCATACGGCAGGAGGGCAAGGTGAAAATAACGATCGAAGCCTCGGCCTCCACCAGCTTCAAAAGCCTGTATCTTTATACCAACGGCATCCCGGCCGATACCTTCAATTTGATCCCGGCCTCCAACCAAACCGTCTGGGAGCTGGATAAGAATATTGGATTAGGCACGGTGTATTATTTTGTCAAGGCCCTGCAGATCGACGGCGACCGGGCCTGGACCAGCCCGATCCATATAGATGGAGTTTCCGAAAAAAGCCCGGTGGTCACCTGGCCCACTCCTATCAAGAACTATGCCCGTATTGTTTTCACACCGATGCCGGCCGCCACTTCGGTTAAAGCTGTTATCTACGATCTTTCCGGCGGGAAAATAAAAGAGATAACCGGAAGCCAGCCGGACCAGCCCATCAACTGGGACGGTAAGGATACCAAGGGCCGCCAGGTCATGAACGGCGTTTACTTCATCCGGCTGGAACAGAAATCCGCAACCGAAACCAGGACCTCCCTGGGGAAAACGATGGTGTCCCGATGA
- a CDS encoding DHH family phosphoesterase, whose amino-acid sequence MPESDIIPKAMNPSGWASLQKAAQVINQACRDNRGIAVWGHDDIDGIASTAIMLDALRGKAEVIYYIPPKSVTHYGLDREVIDQLLAKGVSLLITVDSGISSLDEAEYAASKGLELIITDHHELPPQLPRALCLLNPKIPEDLRPSPDLAGAGVALYLAAAVDGESSDDWLEKYPNRTAWAALATITDRVPMTSENWHIVRNGLEFIDGNEVIGKLNDLLGISSDQGLSPRIISQTYVGLLSSCISLGFRHETLELLQGDFDSRHWEELYSEEQLWLNRMEDQVAAKTEKALADPNPLKVLADDQIPWSLVGPVAGGVRDRTGHPVIILGRKNGLTAGECRGFEPFDFVAMLNDLKRFFLQHGGHKPAAGFTVIEGREKELIEALRKYGINNQGLILKSKPSEKIDHRLTRLDEIDPVLPEILSRAPYGPVNQPPVCEFENLLLPKYSQPGDRYWLKYLTASQKNQDFVSCTCRCTLDVTHKNNFYLDVLSVKVNNY is encoded by the coding sequence ATGCCGGAGTCCGATATCATACCTAAAGCGATGAACCCCTCCGGCTGGGCTTCGCTGCAGAAAGCTGCCCAGGTCATAAACCAGGCCTGCCGGGATAACCGGGGCATCGCCGTTTGGGGTCATGACGATATTGATGGCATTGCCAGCACCGCCATCATGCTGGATGCGCTGCGGGGCAAGGCGGAGGTAATTTATTATATCCCCCCCAAGTCCGTCACGCATTACGGCCTGGACCGGGAGGTGATCGACCAGCTGCTGGCTAAGGGGGTGTCGCTTTTGATAACCGTGGACTCCGGCATTTCCAGCCTTGATGAGGCGGAGTATGCCGCATCAAAAGGGCTGGAGCTTATTATAACCGACCATCACGAACTGCCTCCCCAGCTGCCAAGGGCTCTTTGCCTGCTCAACCCCAAGATCCCGGAGGACCTTCGGCCCAGTCCGGACCTGGCCGGAGCCGGAGTGGCTCTGTACCTGGCGGCAGCGGTGGACGGGGAATCGTCGGATGATTGGCTGGAAAAATACCCCAACCGGACCGCCTGGGCCGCCCTGGCCACCATTACCGACCGGGTGCCGATGACGTCTGAGAACTGGCACATCGTCCGGAACGGGCTGGAATTCATCGACGGCAACGAAGTTATCGGCAAACTGAACGATCTGCTGGGAATATCCAGTGATCAGGGTCTGTCGCCCAGGATAATTTCCCAGACCTATGTGGGGCTGCTGTCCTCCTGCATTTCCCTGGGGTTCCGCCATGAAACCCTGGAACTGCTACAGGGTGATTTTGATTCCCGGCATTGGGAGGAGTTGTACTCGGAGGAACAGCTGTGGCTGAACCGGATGGAGGACCAGGTGGCGGCCAAGACCGAAAAGGCTCTGGCCGACCCCAATCCCCTTAAAGTGTTGGCTGATGATCAAATCCCCTGGAGCCTGGTGGGGCCGGTGGCCGGCGGAGTCAGGGACCGGACCGGGCACCCGGTAATCATCCTGGGCCGCAAGAACGGCCTGACCGCCGGGGAATGCCGGGGATTCGAGCCGTTCGATTTCGTGGCCATGCTTAACGACCTGAAAAGATTTTTCCTCCAACATGGCGGCCACAAGCCGGCCGCCGGCTTCACGGTCATCGAGGGCCGGGAGAAGGAGCTGATCGAGGCCCTGAGAAAGTATGGAATCAACAATCAAGGCCTGATACTAAAATCAAAGCCGTCGGAGAAAATAGATCATAGACTTACCCGGCTGGATGAGATTGATCCGGTCCTGCCGGAGATACTTTCACGGGCGCCGTACGGCCCGGTCAACCAGCCGCCGGTCTGCGAGTTTGAAAATTTACTTTTGCCCAAATACAGCCAGCCAGGTGACCGCTATTGGTTAAAATATCTTACAGCCAGCCAGAAAAATCAGGATTTTGTAAGCTGTACGTGCCGTTGCACCTTAGATGTGACCCATAAGAACAATTTCTATTTGGATGTTTTGAGCGTCAAAGTAAACAATTATTAA
- the ugpC gene encoding sn-glycerol-3-phosphate ABC transporter ATP-binding protein UgpC has translation MAEVLLENLTKVYDKKVTAVSRVNLKIKNGEFLVLVGPSGCGKTTILRMIAGLEEITEGSVYIDNNIVNDVAPKDRNVAMVFQNYALYPHMTVFDNIAFGLKMAKMDKALIKERVARTAEMLDMQKYLDRKPKALSGGQRQRVALARAIVKSPKVFLFDEPLSNLDAQLRTQTRAELKRLQQQLNTTAIYVTHDRTEAMTLGDRIAVIKDGLLHQVGEPLAIYNDPANLFVANFIGTPGINLIPGSLISKAGKFTFKNKQMEKELPHISAGAENGTPVLLGIRPENISLAGEGQGLRTTVDLVEQLGGESLIYTKAEDGSKVIARTFGNIKLEQNSFINLDFKPSEAHLFRESDGQRIR, from the coding sequence ATGGCTGAAGTATTGCTTGAAAACCTGACCAAGGTATATGACAAAAAGGTCACAGCAGTAAGCCGGGTTAATCTGAAAATCAAGAACGGTGAATTCCTGGTTCTGGTAGGTCCGTCCGGTTGCGGCAAGACCACCATTTTAAGGATGATCGCCGGGCTGGAGGAGATCACCGAGGGCAGTGTTTACATCGACAACAATATCGTCAACGATGTCGCTCCCAAGGACCGTAACGTGGCCATGGTCTTTCAGAACTACGCCCTGTACCCCCATATGACGGTGTTTGATAACATCGCCTTTGGGCTCAAGATGGCCAAGATGGATAAGGCCCTGATCAAGGAAAGGGTGGCCCGGACCGCCGAGATGCTGGACATGCAAAAATACCTGGACCGCAAACCCAAGGCCCTCTCCGGCGGCCAGCGGCAGAGGGTGGCCCTGGCCCGGGCCATCGTCAAATCGCCCAAGGTCTTTTTGTTCGACGAGCCGCTTTCCAACCTGGATGCCCAGCTCAGGACCCAGACCCGGGCCGAACTGAAAAGGCTCCAGCAGCAGCTCAACACCACCGCCATCTACGTCACCCACGACCGGACCGAGGCCATGACCCTGGGCGACCGAATAGCAGTCATCAAGGACGGCCTACTGCATCAGGTGGGCGAGCCCCTGGCCATTTACAACGACCCGGCCAACCTGTTCGTGGCCAATTTCATCGGCACCCCGGGGATAAATCTGATCCCGGGGAGTTTGATATCCAAGGCAGGGAAGTTCACTTTTAAAAACAAGCAGATGGAGAAGGAACTGCCGCATATCTCCGCCGGGGCGGAGAACGGCACTCCGGTGCTCCTGGGCATCAGGCCGGAGAATATCTCCCTGGCCGGGGAAGGCCAGGGGTTGAGGACGACGGTGGATCTGGTGGAGCAGTTGGGCGGGGAGTCCCTGATCTATACCAAAGCCGAGGACGGATCCAAGGTGATCGCCCGGACCTTCGGCAATATTAAGCTGGAGCAGAATAGTTTTATCAATCTTGATTTCAAACCTTCCGAGGCCCATCTCTTCAGGGAGTCCGACGGGCAGAGGATCAGATAG
- a CDS encoding tetratricopeptide repeat protein, producing the protein MSHNISKHRMKHDEFAEDMMKTINLFRRYSTEILAVLVGALIIVIGLFFVAQNRTKNERQANLLLGSAHAAMFSGDAQQSRQGYEDIIKRFGSTESAKEAMVNLGNLNFQMRNQEEALKNYQRAVKAKPKSYLLMSAAIGGVAACYEQSGDFNKAADEYMQIVLRYPKQSYISLNAMLSAGRCYREAGNHIKAREVYQGIVSKYPDDQNAQKAKSALAMLPPAE; encoded by the coding sequence GTGTCGCACAATATCAGTAAACACCGGATGAAACACGATGAGTTCGCCGAAGATATGATGAAGACCATCAATCTGTTCCGGCGCTACAGCACCGAGATACTGGCCGTCCTGGTGGGGGCCCTGATCATAGTGATCGGGCTGTTCTTCGTTGCCCAGAACCGGACCAAGAACGAGCGGCAGGCCAACCTGCTGCTGGGGTCGGCCCATGCCGCCATGTTCAGCGGCGACGCCCAGCAGTCCCGCCAGGGATACGAGGACATCATCAAACGTTTCGGTAGCACCGAATCGGCCAAGGAGGCCATGGTGAACCTGGGCAACCTGAACTTCCAGATGCGGAACCAGGAGGAGGCCCTGAAAAATTACCAGCGGGCGGTCAAGGCCAAGCCCAAAAGCTATCTGTTGATGTCGGCCGCCATCGGCGGGGTGGCAGCCTGTTACGAACAGTCGGGCGATTTCAATAAAGCCGCCGATGAATACATGCAGATCGTCCTGCGCTATCCCAAGCAGAGCTATATTTCGCTTAACGCCATGCTGTCAGCCGGACGATGCTACCGGGAGGCCGGCAATCATATAAAGGCCCGCGAGGTTTATCAGGGGATCGTCAGCAAATATCCCGATGATCAGAACGCCCAAAAGGCCAAGTCTGCCTTGGCCATGCTTCCACCGGCGGAATGA
- a CDS encoding glycoside hydrolase: MPALNVAFLWHMHQPCYREPDNRVFRLPWVRLHALKDYYDMVSIVQQYPDIKLSFNLVPVLLEQLQDYVSGNCSDLHLEVSKKSAADLTNEEKVFVLRDFFMANWANMVEVHPRYSELLNKRGRNPKPGDLTDIAKRFSVQDIRDLQVWFNLCWTDPVHFQNDPGLARLKAKGSNFTEEDKGLLWNSQQAILASIIPLYKKAWDSGQIEISTTPYYHPILPLLCDSNIARESMPGAPLPTAFVFPEDAAAQITKGLDYMEKNFGRRPAGMWPSEGSVSREAVEQMERAGVRWIASDEGILERSLGRHLRKGHELAHPEILYRPYRLGNCSLFFRDRVISDKLGFDYYNWNPAEAARDLVARLEHSAEKLGAEAGRHIAPIILDGENVWEFFPDDGHEFLNQLYGRLSSSQKLRCCTFSQYLDEQQDLPSLTKLFPGSWINSDFRIWIGAEEDNAAWEQLLKARQAVQQKKQLLEGDPERYDRVMEQIYTAEGSDWCWWYGDNFSSENLAEFDELFRGHLRAVYKLLEMEAPERLFRPIAKERAGRQLVSQPIAFITPAIDGRVTEFYEWSGSGIYDVHLNGGAMRRSQSYFQSVHFGFDAGNLYLRLDPSPGSSLESLGDVQLKVELLSPVRMALTFDIKKQQGPGGCLIAADRIVEMKIPFELTRANAGENISLLITLEEDGNELEKHPDGPPLTIKVPGRDFEDHFWQA; this comes from the coding sequence ATGCCTGCCCTAAACGTCGCGTTTCTGTGGCACATGCACCAACCCTGTTACCGGGAGCCGGATAACAGGGTTTTTCGCCTACCGTGGGTAAGGCTGCATGCCCTGAAGGATTATTACGACATGGTCTCCATTGTCCAGCAGTATCCGGACATAAAGCTAAGTTTCAATCTGGTGCCGGTATTGCTGGAACAGCTGCAGGATTATGTCTCGGGGAATTGCAGCGATCTGCATCTGGAGGTCAGTAAAAAGTCAGCCGCCGATCTGACCAACGAGGAGAAGGTCTTCGTGCTGCGGGATTTTTTCATGGCCAACTGGGCCAACATGGTGGAGGTCCATCCCCGATACAGCGAATTGCTTAACAAGCGGGGCCGGAACCCGAAACCCGGGGACCTGACCGATATTGCCAAACGGTTCAGCGTCCAGGATATCCGCGATCTGCAGGTCTGGTTCAATCTGTGCTGGACGGATCCGGTTCATTTTCAAAACGACCCCGGGCTGGCCCGGCTGAAGGCCAAAGGCAGCAATTTTACCGAAGAAGACAAAGGGCTGTTGTGGAACAGCCAGCAGGCCATCCTGGCCTCGATCATCCCCCTCTATAAAAAGGCTTGGGATTCGGGGCAGATAGAGATATCCACCACCCCGTATTACCACCCCATCCTGCCGTTGCTGTGCGACAGCAATATCGCCCGGGAATCAATGCCGGGAGCTCCCCTGCCGACAGCCTTTGTCTTTCCGGAGGACGCAGCCGCCCAGATCACCAAGGGATTGGATTACATGGAGAAAAATTTTGGCCGGAGACCGGCCGGGATGTGGCCCTCCGAAGGCAGCGTCAGCCGGGAGGCGGTGGAGCAGATGGAGCGGGCCGGGGTCCGCTGGATAGCCAGCGACGAGGGCATCCTGGAACGGTCGTTGGGTAGGCATCTCCGCAAGGGGCACGAGCTGGCCCACCCTGAGATTTTATATCGTCCTTATCGTCTGGGCAACTGCAGCCTGTTCTTCCGGGACCGGGTGATCTCTGATAAGCTGGGTTTCGATTATTACAACTGGAACCCGGCCGAGGCGGCCCGGGATCTGGTGGCCCGACTGGAGCACTCGGCAGAAAAACTGGGGGCTGAGGCCGGCAGGCATATCGCCCCGATAATACTGGACGGCGAGAATGTCTGGGAATTCTTTCCGGATGACGGACATGAATTCCTGAACCAATTATACGGCCGCCTGTCTTCAAGCCAAAAGCTGAGATGCTGCACCTTCAGCCAGTATCTGGATGAACAGCAGGATCTGCCGAGCCTGACAAAACTGTTTCCCGGCTCCTGGATAAACAGCGATTTTCGGATATGGATCGGGGCCGAGGAGGACAATGCCGCCTGGGAACAGCTGCTTAAAGCCCGGCAGGCCGTCCAGCAGAAAAAACAATTACTGGAGGGCGATCCCGAAAGATATGACAGAGTGATGGAACAGATCTACACCGCCGAGGGCAGCGACTGGTGTTGGTGGTATGGCGATAATTTCTCCAGCGAGAATCTGGCCGAATTCGACGAGCTTTTCCGGGGACATCTCCGGGCGGTGTATAAACTGCTGGAGATGGAGGCGCCGGAACGGCTGTTCCGGCCGATCGCCAAAGAGAGGGCCGGGCGGCAGTTGGTATCCCAGCCCATTGCCTTTATAACTCCGGCCATCGACGGCCGGGTCACCGAGTTCTACGAGTGGTCGGGCAGCGGCATCTATGATGTCCATCTCAACGGCGGGGCCATGCGCCGCAGCCAGAGTTATTTTCAGTCGGTCCACTTCGGTTTCGATGCCGGGAACCTGTACCTGCGACTGGACCCTTCTCCCGGATCCTCTCTGGAATCGCTGGGGGATGTCCAACTTAAGGTGGAACTGCTCAGCCCGGTCCGCATGGCCCTAACTTTCGACATCAAGAAACAGCAGGGGCCGGGGGGCTGCCTGATAGCGGCGGACCGGATCGTGGAGATGAAGATACCCTTTGAACTGACCAGGGCTAATGCCGGAGAAAATATCAGCCTGCTGATAACCCTGGAGGAGGACGGCAACGAACTGGAGAAGCATCCCGACGGGCCGCCACTGACGATAAAGGTGCCGGGCCGGGATTTCGAGGACCACTTCTGGCAGGCTTGA